CATCTTCATGATTTTCGTGCCGCTCGAAGGGAGGCGCGAAGCGATCGTGACCGAGCGCCATACGGCGATCGATTATGCGCATGCGCTCGAGCATATCACCAATGTGATGTTTCCGCAGGCGACGAAGATCGTGCTGGTGCAGGACAACGTGAACACGCACAAATCCGCCTCGCTCTATCAGGCCTTCGCGCCCGAGAAGGCCCGACGGCAGACCGAGCGTTTCGAATGGCATCACACGCCCAAGCATGGAAGCTGGCTCGACATGGCCGAGAGCGAGCTCAGCGTTCTGTCCTCGCAATGTCTCGCGCGACGCATCGGCGACATCGAGAGCCTGCGCGCCAAAGTCGCCGCCTGGGTCGTCGACCGCAACACGCATCAGGCCAAAGCGGACTGGCAGTTCACCACCGCCGACGCCCGCATCAAGCTCAAAAGCCTCTACCCGGTCTTCCCCAATCAAACTCGCTGAATCGCGCCACTAGCCCCTCACCGTGACGTTGTCATCTTCCATTGCGACTTGGAAACCCTACGACATTGTCCGGCAGTAACATCGATTCCACCGCACCCGCGGCGTCGGCGATGGCGCGCTCGACGCCTTCCAACGTTCCGGTGTGCGATAGCGCGCCTGCCGCTGCTGCGATAGCCCGTCGATACAGTTCGAGCGTCACCGGGTGGCCATGGACCTCCTTGTCCATAAGATCGCCCAAAGACGCGGCCGCGGGACGAGATAGCATGCCGCGCACGGCGGCTTCGAACGAGTCGCAGAACGCACCGTGAGCATTTACGAGATCGTCGTAAGCGGCTCGAATCCCGGTCATATGAGCAAGTCTCCCGCGCTATTCTAACAACAATGAGCATATGCGCGATTTGAACGCCATAGCAACGCGAAAGGTTTCACGCGACAACATTGCAACTCATGATGGCGGAGACGCAAAATAGAAATCCGCCCCCTCTCCGTCAGCGAAAGCGCGCCAAGTTCGGCAGCCGGAATCACTCTGCCGCCGAATTCACCTGATAGAAGCTTCGCTCTGGTCGTCGAGGAAATCTCCCGTCTTCGGCGCGACAATGATGTCGTCGTTCTCTCTCCATTAGGGGGCCGAACTGGGGCTACGACATTTCCGAGGACCACAGAGCTCTTGCGCACCGGCTGAACGACGAGGCTCGGGACGAACTGCTGCAATTCGTCGAGGCGGTTGAGGTTTTGATCCTCGATCGTCTTTTGATCGACGACGACGATCGACTTCGGCTTTTTCTGGGCGTCCATGACCGGACGCGAGGTTGCACCCCGGTCATCGTCCTCACCGGGGACGGTGACGTCGCCAACCTGGACGGTCAACGGAGCCGGCGAGTCTTCGGCACGAGACGCCCCGATCTGCGTCGACAAGACCACGGCAGCCGTCGCAAAATAGGCGCGGCCCGATGCGCTGGACATAAAACAAATTCGCAACGTGGATCTGACGCTTGACGCCGGGGAGAACTTTGCGCGGAACTATTCACATTAACGCTATCGGATAGCGTGGTGTGTAAATTCAGCACGGTTGTCGAGCCGGGTGTCGCGTCGCCCCAGACCCTATTGGGCGAGCGACCGCCGAGACGGGGATCGGCCTCGTCTCCCTGACGGATGCAATCGACACGTCGTCGTCGGGCGGGATGCTGGTCTTTCACATGCTCGGCGCGACAGCCGAATTCGAGCGTGCCCTGATCCGCGAACGCACAGCCGGCGGACTCGCCGAGGCGAAGCGCAAAGGCAGACAAGGCGGTCGGCCTCGCCGCCTGACGGAAAAGGACACGGCGGCGGCAAAGGCTCTACTCGCGGACGGCTCCTTGACCTCCAAGGAAGTCGCCGCGCGCTTCGGAGTTTCCAAGGCGACGCTCTATCGCTATATCTCCGGCCCCCCAATCACCGCCTTCTTCAGTATGGTGGCGGCTCAGGATTCGGCAGAGCTATATTGACATACGGCGTCACGATCTTATCACACAGAAGACGGAACGTGACCGTTTTAGCAAACAGCTCTTGAGGAACAGATATATGAAATGCACATGGGATTTCTGAGCTGCCATCTCCAATATCTATAATATTTGTTATCTTCCATTCACGGCCTACAATCTTATCCATGCTCCCGTAATACTTTACAACATGCCCGTTTTTAGTTTCAATTCCAAGTTCTGCTTTGCATTTTTCGGGACCAGAATGAGTTACAACAGCCTCTATTCCTACATTTATATTTTGCTTCGGACGAAAAAATACATCTGTATCTTGATAGACGAATACTGCTCTAACGTCCCGGATTGATAGCTCTGTCTGCACAGTCGGCTTTTGAAACAATGTTATAAACTTTTCTGCTGACTCTACGATTTCCTTCATATTCCCAAGCACAGCAGCAACTCCGGCAATAATTGCTGCAGCTACCCCGCACCCCGCGCCGGCCATCTTAATCCAATATGACACTGAGCTCTGGATTGCCATCAGTTGAACTCTCGCGTCAAAAGCCTGTCCAAAGCCACGTTCTTTAACTGGCCAGCCAATCATGGAGTGGTCAAGCCGAATGTTAGTTCATGAACGCGGTCGGGACCAGCGGCTGAGCACCAAGCGGAGCCTTTCGGCGTTCCAACACAGCGGCATCGCCGCTGTGCCGTGCAAAACGGCACAAAAATGCAATGTTATCTATATGTTTCATATACGTACAATGATATTCGAAACTCTTGAATTCAGCCAAATTCTTCCAAGAGAGAAGTAGAGAAAGGCGCTATCCCTCCAGCGCCCCAATCATCTCCACCCGTGTGGCATGCCGCCCGCCTTCGAAGTCGACGGTCAGGAACGCGTCCACGATATCGAGAGCCAGCCCTTCGCCCACCACGCGCGCGCCAATCGAAAGCATGTTGGCGTCGTTGTGTTGGCGGATCATGCGAGCTGAGAATGTGTCGGCGCAGACGCCGCAACGGATGCCCTTTACCTTGTTCGCCGCCATCATGATGCCCTGGCCTGTGGCACACAGGATGATGCCAAACCGGCAATCGCCGGAGGCGACCAGTCGCGCTGCCGCTTCCCCGTGCTTAGGATAGTGTGTGCTCTCCGGCGTTGTCGGTCCGATATCGACCACCTCCCAGCCATGCTCCGCGATATGACCGGCAATGGCCTTTCGGAGCTGAATGGCGGCGTGGTCGCTGGAGAGGACGATGCGATTATTGGCTATCATGTCTTGTCGGTAGCGCCATCCTGCTTCGAAAGCCAGTCATGTCCCGGCTGACGCATTTGATT
This genomic window from Methylosinus sp. PW1 contains:
- a CDS encoding IS630 family transposase — its product is MEDVLEVYRRPHDPLLPVVCLDEATKQLIKETRPSSPVRPGQPQRVDYEYERNGTASIFMIFVPLEGRREAIVTERHTAIDYAHALEHITNVMFPQATKIVLVQDNVNTHKSASLYQAFAPEKARRQTERFEWHHTPKHGSWLDMAESELSVLSSQCLARRIGDIESLRAKVAAWVVDRNTHQAKADWQFTTADARIKLKSLYPVFPNQTR
- a CDS encoding recombinase family protein; translation: MGLVSLTDAIDTSSSGGMLVFHMLGATAEFERALIRERTAGGLAEAKRKGRQGGRPRRLTEKDTAAAKALLADGSLTSKEVAARFGVSKATLYRYISGPPITAFFSMVAAQDSAELY
- the rpiB gene encoding ribose 5-phosphate isomerase B, producing the protein MIANNRIVLSSDHAAIQLRKAIAGHIAEHGWEVVDIGPTTPESTHYPKHGEAAARLVASGDCRFGIILCATGQGIMMAANKVKGIRCGVCADTFSARMIRQHNDANMLSIGARVVGEGLALDIVDAFLTVDFEGGRHATRVEMIGALEG